The following coding sequences lie in one Jonesia denitrificans DSM 20603 genomic window:
- a CDS encoding heavy metal translocating P-type ATPase, translated as MTKPHAGHGHDHGPYSGHEHHERTGHEDHVGHDGHDGHDGHVAQFRRLFWVNLVLAVPVVAFSPMFAMILGYSVPGWATWLAPVIGTVMYVWGGSPFLTGTVSEIKARKPGMMLLIALGITVAFLASWGATLGLLHHELEFWWELALLVVIMLLGHWIEMRSLAQTTSALDSLAALLPDEAERVEGETAVTVSPAELRVDDLVIVRPGGSVPADGMIVDGRAAMDESMITGESLPATRSEGDAVTAGTVATDSGLRVRVTAIGDDTTLAGINRLVADAQNSSSRAQRIADRAAGWLFWFALAAAVITAIVWMLVGDPDAAVMRTITVLVIACPHALGLAIPLVVSIATERAARSGVLVKDRFALETMRQVDAVLFDKTGTLTKGEPVVTRVVPVGDVDEHALLALAAAAEADSEHPLAKAIVAAASDRGLSLAPATGFSSSPAVGVTATVAGHEIRVGGPRLLEETGQPEIGAADAWRAEGAIILHVVRDGIMIGGLKLADEIRPESRDALAALHRLGVVVVMITGDAAAVAGEVARELGIDRVFAGVRPEDKAAKVAELQHEGTAVAMVGDGVNDAPALAQADVGIAIGAGTDVAIASAGVILASSDPRSVLSVIELSRAAYRKMKQNLWWAAGYNLISVPLAAGVLARVGFVLPMSVGAILMSLSTIVVALNAQLLRRVDLSPEASTRAVLERTN; from the coding sequence ATGACGAAGCCACACGCGGGCCACGGACACGACCACGGGCCTTACAGTGGCCATGAGCACCACGAGCGTACTGGGCACGAGGATCACGTTGGTCACGACGGCCACGACGGCCACGACGGCCATGTGGCACAGTTTCGGCGCCTGTTCTGGGTGAATCTCGTGCTCGCGGTGCCAGTCGTCGCGTTCTCGCCAATGTTTGCCATGATCCTCGGCTATTCAGTACCAGGCTGGGCCACCTGGCTCGCACCTGTTATCGGCACAGTGATGTATGTCTGGGGCGGCTCCCCATTCTTGACGGGCACGGTGAGCGAAATCAAGGCCCGCAAACCGGGCATGATGCTGCTGATCGCCCTGGGCATCACCGTGGCCTTCCTCGCATCGTGGGGCGCAACACTCGGGCTGTTGCATCACGAGCTCGAATTCTGGTGGGAACTCGCGCTGCTGGTGGTCATTATGCTGCTCGGGCACTGGATCGAGATGCGTTCGCTCGCCCAGACCACTTCTGCGCTCGACTCTCTCGCGGCGCTTTTGCCCGACGAAGCCGAGCGGGTCGAGGGTGAAACGGCCGTCACGGTGAGCCCGGCGGAGTTGCGCGTTGATGATCTCGTGATCGTGCGCCCGGGCGGCAGCGTGCCGGCCGACGGCATGATTGTTGACGGACGTGCGGCCATGGATGAATCGATGATCACCGGCGAATCGCTCCCCGCGACCCGCAGCGAGGGTGATGCGGTGACCGCCGGCACGGTCGCGACCGATTCGGGGCTGCGGGTCAGAGTCACCGCCATCGGAGACGACACGACACTTGCCGGCATCAACCGACTCGTCGCCGACGCACAAAACTCGTCGTCTCGGGCGCAGCGCATCGCCGACCGGGCTGCAGGGTGGCTGTTCTGGTTCGCCCTCGCCGCAGCGGTCATCACCGCGATCGTTTGGATGCTCGTGGGCGACCCAGATGCGGCCGTGATGCGCACCATTACCGTGCTAGTGATCGCCTGCCCGCACGCGCTCGGCTTGGCGATTCCGCTCGTGGTTTCCATCGCCACCGAGCGCGCGGCTCGCAGCGGGGTGCTCGTGAAAGATCGTTTCGCGCTCGAGACGATGCGCCAAGTCGACGCGGTGCTCTTCGACAAGACGGGCACACTCACCAAGGGCGAACCGGTTGTCACCCGTGTCGTGCCAGTCGGCGATGTTGACGAGCACGCCCTGCTGGCCCTGGCTGCCGCGGCCGAGGCCGACAGCGAGCACCCCCTCGCCAAAGCGATCGTCGCCGCGGCGAGCGACCGAGGCCTCAGCCTTGCACCCGCCACCGGGTTCTCTTCTTCACCGGCGGTTGGCGTCACCGCCACCGTGGCCGGCCACGAGATTCGGGTCGGTGGGCCCCGGCTTCTGGAAGAAACCGGGCAGCCCGAGATCGGTGCAGCCGATGCCTGGCGGGCCGAAGGTGCCATCATTCTGCATGTCGTTCGTGACGGAATCATGATCGGCGGGCTGAAGCTCGCCGATGAGATTCGCCCGGAGTCGCGCGATGCCCTCGCCGCACTGCATCGGCTCGGTGTTGTGGTCGTGATGATCACCGGTGACGCTGCAGCCGTCGCGGGGGAGGTTGCTCGCGAACTCGGTATCGACCGTGTGTTCGCGGGCGTGCGCCCCGAAGATAAGGCCGCGAAGGTGGCCGAGTTGCAGCACGAAGGCACGGCTGTCGCGATGGTCGGCGACGGTGTCAACGATGCCCCCGCCCTCGCGCAAGCCGATGTTGGTATCGCTATCGGGGCGGGCACCGATGTGGCGATCGCGTCGGCAGGGGTGATCCTCGCCAGCTCTGACCCGCGTTCGGTGCTCTCAGTGATCGAACTCTCACGTGCTGCCTACCGCAAGATGAAACAGAACCTGTGGTGGGCGGCGGGGTACAACTTGATTTCGGTGCCGCTTGCCGCCGGTGTGCTCGCTCGCGTCGGGTTCGTGCTGCCGATGTCAGTCGGAGCGATTCTGATGTCGCTGTCGACGATCGTCGTGGCGCTGAATGCCCAGCTCTTGCGTCGCGTCGATCTCAGCCCAGAAGCCAGCACTCGCGCCGTGCTCGAACGCACGAACTGA
- a CDS encoding FluC/FEX family fluoride channel, translating to MTGPSTRERPLASQPRVVAAVAVGGGVGASLRYGLGEVFPTSVGAFPWTTVAINVGGSLLLGALLGFLVLAGTDHGWRRYLRVTLGTGMLGGFTTYSTFVIDITHQLVDARYLTAVVLAAGSVIAGVVAGGVGWVLGQSAWFALPGNARPSDNAMDSDGKEAL from the coding sequence ATGACTGGTCCGTCGACTCGCGAGCGCCCACTGGCCTCGCAGCCCCGTGTGGTGGCTGCTGTTGCGGTGGGGGGAGGTGTTGGGGCAAGTCTGCGCTATGGGCTGGGTGAGGTTTTCCCAACCAGTGTGGGTGCGTTCCCGTGGACCACGGTTGCGATCAACGTCGGGGGATCATTGCTTCTTGGTGCTCTCTTAGGATTTCTTGTGCTTGCGGGCACTGATCACGGGTGGCGTCGGTACCTTCGCGTGACCCTCGGCACGGGGATGCTGGGTGGTTTCACTACGTATTCAACGTTTGTCATCGACATCACGCATCAGCTGGTCGATGCGCGCTACCTCACAGCTGTGGTGTTGGCGGCCGGCAGCGTCATCGCCGGCGTTGTTGCTGGCGGTGTGGGTTGGGTATTGGGGCAGTCGGCGTGGTTTGCGTTACCTGGCAATGCTCGCCCCAGCGACAATGCCATGGATAGCGACGGCAAGGAGGCGCTGTGA
- a CDS encoding maleylpyruvate isomerase family mycothiol-dependent enzyme — protein MSPATTNHYWTLIHTERARLLTMLDTLTTEQWHSPTLCDSWTVEHVTAHLTAAARTGTWTWMRSIVAARFNTDRHNARRLTPYLGPTPHDTLEAYRASLSATIAPTKDYAAWLGEVIVHGQDMARCLDISLTPDTEAVREVAQFYIRKDFAVNSHTLAKGLSFQATDTTFASGEGPTIHGPLLDIVMTLAGRPVPPGVLDGDGIAILNERVSLGQNP, from the coding sequence GTGTCACCCGCCACCACAAACCACTACTGGACCCTCATCCACACCGAACGTGCCCGGCTCCTCACCATGCTCGACACCCTCACCACTGAGCAATGGCACTCCCCCACCTTGTGTGATTCATGGACAGTCGAACACGTCACCGCTCACCTCACCGCAGCAGCACGCACCGGAACGTGGACCTGGATGCGCAGCATCGTCGCCGCACGATTCAACACCGACCGACACAACGCCCGCCGCCTCACCCCATACCTAGGCCCAACCCCACACGACACTCTGGAGGCGTACCGGGCGTCATTATCCGCCACTATCGCCCCCACCAAAGACTACGCAGCATGGTTAGGAGAGGTCATTGTCCACGGACAAGACATGGCACGCTGCCTGGACATCTCCCTCACACCCGACACAGAAGCCGTCAGGGAAGTCGCCCAGTTCTACATTCGCAAAGACTTCGCCGTGAACAGTCACACGCTCGCCAAAGGCCTCAGCTTCCAGGCAACAGACACGACGTTCGCCAGTGGTGAAGGCCCCACCATCCACGGCCCGCTCCTTGACATTGTCATGACACTGGCAGGCCGACCCGTGCCCCCTGGCGTCCTTGACGGCGACGGAATTGCGATCCTCAACGAACGCGTATCACTTGGCCAGAACCCATAA
- the ettA gene encoding energy-dependent translational throttle protein EttA, which translates to MAEFIYSMYKARKAHGDKVILDDVTLNFLPGAKIGVVGPNGAGKSTILKIMAGIEQPSNGEARLTPGYTVGILLQEPPLNEEKTVLGNIEESVAEIKGKLDRFNEISALMAEPDADFDTLLAEMGELQEALDHANAWDLDNQLEQAMDALRCPPPDADVTVLSGGERRRVALCKLLLEKPDLLLLDEPTNHLDAESVLWLEQHLATYPGAILAVTHDRYFLDHVAEWICEVDRGRLYPYEGNYSTYLEKKRERLEVQGKKDAKLAKRLADELDWVRQNAKGRQTKSKARLARYEEMAAEAERTRKLDFEEIQIPPGPRLGNLVIEANNLRKGFDDRVLIDGLSFTLPRNGIVGVIGPNGVGKTTLFKTIVGLEPLDGGELKVGETVQISYVDQSRGGIDPKKTLWEVVSDGLDYIKVGQVEMPSRAYVAAFGFKGADQQKPAGVLSGGERNRLNLALTLKQGGNLLLLDEPTNDLDVETLGSLENALLEFPGCAVVVSHDRWFLDRVATHILAYEGTEENPSAWYWFEGNFESYEANKVERLGADAARPHRVTHRRLTRD; encoded by the coding sequence GTGGCTGAGTTCATTTACTCCATGTACAAGGCGCGAAAAGCGCACGGCGACAAAGTCATCCTCGATGATGTCACCCTCAACTTCCTTCCCGGCGCCAAAATTGGTGTTGTTGGCCCCAACGGTGCCGGAAAATCCACCATTTTGAAGATCATGGCCGGGATTGAGCAACCCTCCAACGGGGAAGCACGACTCACACCTGGTTACACAGTGGGTATTCTTCTGCAGGAACCACCCCTTAACGAAGAAAAAACGGTTTTGGGGAACATTGAAGAATCCGTTGCAGAGATCAAGGGCAAGCTTGATCGGTTCAACGAGATTTCCGCGCTCATGGCAGAACCGGACGCAGACTTTGACACCCTGCTCGCGGAAATGGGGGAACTCCAAGAAGCCCTGGACCACGCGAATGCGTGGGATCTGGACAACCAGTTGGAACAGGCAATGGACGCGCTGCGTTGCCCACCGCCAGACGCCGATGTGACTGTCCTTTCTGGTGGTGAACGCCGCCGTGTGGCGCTGTGTAAACTCCTGCTCGAGAAGCCTGATCTCCTCCTGCTTGACGAGCCTACTAACCACCTTGACGCAGAATCTGTGCTCTGGCTGGAACAGCACCTAGCGACCTACCCTGGCGCGATCCTTGCGGTCACCCACGACCGGTACTTCCTGGATCACGTGGCCGAGTGGATTTGTGAAGTCGACCGTGGGCGGCTTTACCCCTACGAAGGGAACTACTCCACGTACTTGGAAAAGAAGCGGGAGCGCCTTGAGGTTCAAGGTAAGAAGGACGCCAAGCTGGCCAAGCGCCTCGCTGACGAACTCGACTGGGTTCGCCAAAATGCTAAAGGGCGCCAAACCAAGTCCAAAGCCCGTCTTGCCCGTTATGAAGAGATGGCAGCAGAAGCAGAACGGACCCGGAAACTCGACTTCGAAGAGATCCAAATCCCACCAGGCCCACGCTTGGGGAACCTGGTGATCGAAGCCAATAACCTGCGTAAGGGCTTTGATGACCGTGTCCTCATTGATGGGTTGTCTTTCACCTTGCCACGCAACGGGATCGTTGGCGTTATCGGTCCGAACGGTGTGGGAAAAACAACGCTATTCAAGACCATTGTTGGTCTTGAACCACTGGATGGTGGTGAACTGAAAGTGGGGGAGACAGTCCAGATCTCCTACGTTGACCAGTCACGTGGTGGCATCGACCCGAAGAAAACTTTGTGGGAAGTTGTCTCTGATGGCCTGGATTACATCAAAGTTGGACAAGTGGAAATGCCCTCTCGTGCCTACGTGGCAGCGTTTGGTTTCAAGGGCGCAGACCAACAAAAACCGGCTGGGGTGCTCTCAGGTGGGGAACGCAACCGCCTGAACTTGGCACTCACCCTGAAACAGGGCGGCAACCTGCTTCTGCTCGACGAACCCACCAACGACCTTGATGTGGAAACCCTTGGGTCATTGGAAAACGCTCTCCTGGAGTTCCCCGGATGTGCTGTAGTTGTCTCGCACGACCGGTGGTTCCTTGACCGAGTAGCCACCCACATCCTCGCCTACGAAGGCACCGAGGAAAACCCGTCCGCGTGGTACTGGTTTGAGGGGAACTTTGAGTCCTACGAAGCGAACAAGGTCGAACGACTTGGCGCTGATGCTGCCCGTCCACACCGAGTCACTCACCGCCGTCTGACCCGCGACTAA
- a CDS encoding dynamin family protein: MVTRSTRSSRSTVDSTVYDIVADVRRDVAALTFPLDTSTAADARHQQALLLAQLDDHLLPRLAQLSRPAVIVVAGSTGAGKSTLVNSLVGRDVTRASVIRPTTTTPVLVLHPDDERLMVGSALLTEAEVTFSEDVPRGLAILDAPDLDSVRDDNRTQAIRLLESADLWLFVTTAQRYGDALPWKTLTSAAERGTSVALIVNRVPEDTTTEIYQDVAARLADHKMDATPIFMMKDHSPHTGPLPASDVKEVTGWLATLAGADHARTVIVRTLRGALDALPPRLNTLATAVEDQAASHAALNESARDALVDVVESARKHAATGQYARGRLTAAWGQTAAAARFDKLINRSGYARVLRSNPTPPEALRQLKDTAITAAHELASDTIVTARRALAQLAHDDDAATIIDVAHHPVRTGHIATAVDTWVARIGDDLAPILADHSKQSLASERAVTRDGLVTITLYAALGVPQAGELLERLIGFEAAPLAEITAVRLADTLDKLILDEYTYVTHTLDALGLDEDTATRLHLRAAELAQLRG, translated from the coding sequence ATGGTGACTCGCAGTACTCGTAGCTCTCGCTCCACCGTGGATTCCACGGTATATGACATTGTTGCCGACGTCCGACGCGACGTGGCCGCATTGACGTTCCCCTTGGACACCTCAACTGCTGCCGATGCACGCCACCAGCAAGCTCTTCTTCTTGCGCAACTTGATGACCACCTGTTACCGCGGCTTGCACAATTGTCGCGGCCCGCGGTGATTGTGGTTGCTGGGTCAACGGGTGCGGGGAAATCCACTTTAGTGAACTCGCTGGTGGGGCGGGACGTGACCCGCGCATCGGTGATCAGGCCGACAACCACGACCCCTGTGTTGGTGCTTCACCCGGACGATGAACGTCTTATGGTTGGCTCAGCGCTCCTGACGGAGGCGGAGGTGACGTTCAGTGAGGATGTCCCGCGTGGGCTTGCGATCCTTGATGCGCCTGACCTGGACTCGGTTCGTGACGACAACCGCACCCAAGCGATCAGGCTCCTTGAATCTGCGGACCTGTGGCTTTTTGTCACCACCGCGCAACGCTACGGTGATGCGCTGCCGTGGAAAACCCTGACGAGTGCTGCGGAGCGGGGGACCTCTGTGGCGCTCATTGTCAACCGTGTGCCCGAGGACACCACCACGGAGATCTACCAGGATGTCGCCGCGCGTTTGGCTGACCACAAGATGGACGCCACCCCGATCTTCATGATGAAGGATCATTCACCACACACCGGGCCCCTCCCTGCCAGCGACGTGAAAGAAGTCACCGGATGGTTAGCGACCCTGGCTGGTGCAGATCATGCGCGCACCGTCATTGTGCGCACCCTGCGTGGGGCACTTGATGCACTGCCCCCACGGCTGAATACGTTGGCCACAGCGGTGGAGGATCAGGCAGCAAGTCACGCCGCTCTCAATGAATCTGCCCGTGACGCACTTGTTGACGTGGTTGAATCGGCTCGAAAACACGCTGCTACCGGCCAATATGCGCGTGGACGGTTGACCGCAGCATGGGGGCAGACTGCAGCGGCAGCCCGGTTCGACAAACTCATCAACCGGTCTGGGTACGCCCGCGTGCTGCGCAGTAACCCCACCCCACCTGAAGCGCTGCGACAGTTGAAAGACACAGCAATCACCGCAGCTCATGAATTGGCTAGCGACACGATCGTCACCGCACGGCGTGCTCTGGCGCAACTCGCCCACGATGACGATGCAGCAACCATCATCGATGTGGCTCACCACCCCGTGCGCACCGGTCACATCGCGACCGCAGTTGATACCTGGGTTGCCCGCATTGGTGACGACCTCGCCCCGATCCTCGCTGACCACTCCAAGCAAAGTCTTGCCTCCGAACGGGCCGTGACAAGAGATGGGCTTGTCACCATCACCTTGTACGCAGCGTTGGGAGTGCCTCAAGCAGGGGAATTACTTGAGCGTCTCATCGGATTTGAAGCAGCCCCATTGGCTGAGATCACCGCTGTACGTCTCGCAGACACCCTCGACAAGCTCATCCTCGACGAGTACACCTACGTGACCCACACCTTGGACGCACTCGGCCTTGACGAAGACACTGCAACTCGCCTCCACCTTCGAGCCGCAGAACTCGCCCAACTGCGAGGATGA
- a CDS encoding winged helix-turn-helix transcriptional regulator, whose translation MSSRRTYASYNDGCAAAHALDLIGDRWTLIVVRELILGPKRFAELQRDLMGISPAILSQRLRDLEDRSIVVRRSLPAPARVDVYELTNWGKQLEAVNAALSLWAVSSPEFPMDADMSPDALVLAMRAHARGLDSQPSPVTVRLMLTDARLEDADPVTYTATVGPHETTIVKTPDPGPADAIVSATATNWKARIVGAFPLDQVSPLAIEGDASAVDALIEATRLTALAPTAKPNPA comes from the coding sequence ATGAGTTCGCGACGCACATATGCCTCCTATAACGATGGGTGCGCGGCCGCGCACGCCCTAGATCTCATTGGGGATAGGTGGACCCTCATCGTGGTGCGCGAACTGATCCTTGGCCCCAAACGCTTTGCGGAATTGCAGCGTGACCTCATGGGAATCAGCCCCGCCATTTTGTCGCAACGTCTTCGTGACCTCGAGGACCGCTCCATTGTGGTGCGCCGGTCGTTGCCAGCTCCGGCGCGTGTTGACGTCTATGAACTCACCAACTGGGGTAAGCAACTCGAAGCAGTGAACGCTGCCTTGTCGCTGTGGGCGGTTTCTTCCCCCGAGTTCCCCATGGACGCGGATATGAGCCCAGATGCGCTTGTGTTGGCTATGCGGGCCCACGCCCGCGGCCTTGACTCACAGCCCTCCCCGGTCACTGTTCGTCTCATGCTGACCGATGCGCGCCTCGAGGATGCTGACCCTGTCACCTACACGGCCACTGTTGGGCCGCACGAAACAACGATTGTCAAAACCCCGGACCCTGGCCCGGCGGACGCTATCGTGTCGGCAACAGCAACGAACTGGAAGGCTCGGATCGTCGGCGCGTTTCCACTAGACCAGGTGTCGCCGCTGGCTATCGAGGGGGACGCATCGGCAGTTGACGCACTTATTGAGGCCACACGGCTGACTGCGCTTGCGCCAACTGCCAAGCCGAACCCGGCATGA
- a CDS encoding dynamin family protein — protein MSVRPHDAAPTSPEGDDAEDNRAHVLERIETLLHEVSFPLDTLDADQGRTILARVNAQLRDYVIPRFQRHDAPLLLVVAGSTGAGKSTLINSMLGAPVTSASALRPTTRHPVLVCRPEDTEWFLGPHILPSLPRARHSAQTTGSVEGEPGQHLHRELRVVSHEALPSGIALLDSPDLDSFVDTNRELAAQLMNAADMWLFVTTAARYADAVPWDALDDAAATDRSVAVVVNRVDSESLDVVDDLRGLLDAHGHADAVVHVIEEEPIRDGMVSVSAIAPVSHMIARIGADALSRHAVMSRTHNGALHDLAAQLGTLANVCDTQGHVHHHLRSIIDMHYAAATERITELVSDGALLRGDVLARWQDLVGAGTLMRALDGKVQALRDTVSVALWRRPAARRVTQAATDTITQVTLHVAGQAAHRTFFALHHDPAGRSLVTDDSLARASSQLPHHIARELHDWHDTVTQLLLAEGGPRKKRARIFAAGTNTLGAALIIVVFASTGGLTGAEVGIAGGTAIIAQRVLESVFGVDAVRELARQASKDLLSRIERLLDEDASRFRGPLEDRAIDPAHAVGLRQCAHDLRAVLAAPQAPPAQGSTSPAVVRGKLRGCDEVIAGVSASAQNGKPEDPDLTVTGQSWWSRLFRGGGKRTQ, from the coding sequence ATGAGTGTGCGCCCCCACGACGCAGCCCCAACCAGCCCCGAGGGCGACGACGCAGAGGACAACCGAGCGCACGTTCTTGAACGCATTGAGACGTTGCTGCACGAGGTGTCGTTCCCTCTTGACACTCTTGACGCTGACCAAGGGCGTACCATCCTTGCACGCGTCAATGCGCAACTGCGTGACTATGTGATTCCGCGCTTTCAACGCCACGACGCCCCACTTCTTCTCGTGGTTGCTGGGTCCACAGGGGCAGGCAAATCGACCCTGATCAATTCGATGCTTGGCGCGCCGGTGACCTCAGCGAGCGCGTTGCGACCCACGACTCGCCACCCGGTTCTTGTGTGTCGCCCAGAAGATACCGAGTGGTTCTTGGGCCCCCACATCCTTCCCTCACTACCGCGTGCGCGGCACTCAGCTCAGACCACCGGGTCAGTTGAGGGGGAGCCCGGTCAGCACCTGCACCGTGAGTTGCGTGTGGTGTCGCATGAGGCGTTACCTTCGGGGATAGCCCTCCTGGATTCGCCTGATCTTGATTCGTTTGTGGACACAAACCGAGAGTTGGCCGCCCAACTGATGAATGCGGCAGACATGTGGCTGTTTGTGACCACAGCAGCTCGCTACGCGGATGCGGTCCCGTGGGATGCACTTGATGACGCGGCGGCCACTGACCGTAGCGTTGCCGTGGTGGTGAACCGGGTTGATAGCGAAAGTCTTGATGTGGTCGATGACCTGCGTGGACTTCTTGACGCCCATGGCCATGCTGATGCTGTTGTTCATGTCATTGAGGAAGAACCTATTCGGGATGGAATGGTCAGTGTCAGCGCTATTGCGCCTGTGTCACACATGATTGCCCGTATCGGTGCTGATGCTCTGAGTCGACACGCGGTGATGTCCCGCACCCACAATGGGGCGTTGCATGATCTTGCTGCGCAGTTGGGAACACTGGCGAACGTGTGTGATACACAGGGTCACGTTCACCACCATTTGCGGTCGATCATTGACATGCATTACGCAGCGGCGACGGAACGTATCACAGAGTTGGTCAGCGATGGTGCACTCCTTCGGGGCGATGTGCTTGCACGCTGGCAAGACCTTGTCGGTGCTGGAACATTGATGCGTGCACTGGATGGCAAGGTACAGGCGTTGCGGGACACTGTGAGTGTGGCGCTGTGGCGGCGGCCAGCAGCACGTCGTGTTACTCAAGCCGCGACGGACACGATCACTCAGGTCACACTGCATGTGGCTGGCCAGGCTGCTCATCGCACGTTTTTTGCGTTACATCATGACCCGGCTGGGCGCAGTCTCGTGACTGATGACTCGTTGGCGCGAGCCTCCTCGCAGCTGCCTCATCACATTGCGCGCGAGCTTCATGACTGGCACGACACCGTAACGCAGCTCTTGTTGGCTGAAGGGGGCCCGAGGAAGAAGCGGGCACGGATTTTTGCTGCGGGCACAAACACGCTGGGTGCAGCACTCATTATTGTCGTGTTTGCTTCGACTGGGGGGCTAACGGGTGCGGAGGTGGGGATTGCTGGAGGAACAGCGATCATCGCGCAACGCGTGCTTGAGTCGGTGTTTGGCGTTGATGCGGTCCGGGAGTTGGCGCGTCAGGCAAGTAAGGACCTCTTGTCGCGTATTGAACGTCTCCTTGATGAGGATGCCTCACGGTTCCGCGGTCCGCTGGAGGATCGTGCGATTGATCCAGCCCATGCTGTTGGGTTGAGGCAGTGTGCGCATGACTTGCGTGCTGTTCTTGCTGCGCCGCAAGCTCCACCTGCTCAGGGATCAACAAGTCCTGCGGTCGTGCGGGGGAAGCTGCGGGGTTGTGATGAGGTCATCGCTGGTGTGTCTGCCTCTGCGCAGAATGGGAAACCTGAGGATCCTGACTTAACTGTTACAGGACAATCATGGTGGTCGCGACTGTTTCGAGGGGGAGGCAAGCGTACCCAATGA
- a CDS encoding single-stranded DNA-binding protein: MTHDARITLTGWIGSTPRLFPATDDAVAYMSMRVAHRKSWYHRSKGEWVDGPTTWYTVKAWRALAENVAASLRKGDPVMICGNLTNDTWESPDGERETMVIEADAIGPHLGRGRCVFTPMRASEPSDTTQNMNASNTSEDATTTATGTHQSQPATASVDVTQSLTDRSASTDALTAV; encoded by the coding sequence ATGACCCATGATGCACGGATCACCCTGACCGGGTGGATCGGTTCAACCCCACGACTTTTTCCTGCTACCGATGACGCAGTTGCCTACATGAGTATGCGAGTCGCCCACCGCAAAAGCTGGTATCACCGCTCCAAAGGCGAATGGGTTGACGGACCAACAACCTGGTACACCGTCAAAGCCTGGCGGGCACTAGCAGAAAACGTTGCTGCCTCACTGCGTAAAGGGGACCCAGTGATGATCTGTGGGAACCTGACCAATGACACGTGGGAAAGCCCCGACGGTGAGCGCGAAACCATGGTTATTGAAGCCGACGCCATCGGACCACACCTGGGACGTGGACGTTGCGTGTTCACACCGATGCGCGCCAGTGAGCCCAGTGACACCACCCAGAACATGAACGCAAGCAACACGAGCGAGGACGCTACCACCACCGCGACAGGAACCCACCAGAGCCAACCGGCAACCGCATCGGTAGATGTGACACAATCCCTGACCGACCGCAGCGCCTCAACTGACGCCCTGACCGCAGTGTGA
- a CDS encoding fluoride efflux transporter FluC codes for MSVLLVACGGAIGAAMRFMTDARVTSFVAARWPQVPVPVGTGVVNVVGSFLLGVLTGAGAHTDLPHAVVVGVGVGLLGGFTTFSTASVDVVVLANKDHPRAWICAGGYAVGMLVLALTAGVCGWMLAGS; via the coding sequence GTGAGTGTGCTGTTGGTGGCCTGTGGTGGCGCGATTGGTGCCGCCATGCGTTTCATGACCGATGCGCGAGTGACCTCCTTTGTGGCTGCACGATGGCCCCAGGTGCCGGTTCCCGTGGGGACGGGCGTAGTCAACGTTGTGGGGTCGTTCCTGCTGGGTGTGCTGACCGGTGCCGGTGCCCACACTGACTTACCTCACGCGGTGGTGGTCGGCGTTGGGGTGGGGTTGCTTGGTGGGTTTACCACCTTTTCCACGGCAAGTGTCGATGTAGTGGTGTTGGCGAATAAAGACCACCCGCGCGCATGGATCTGCGCTGGCGGCTACGCGGTTGGCATGCTGGTGTTGGCATTGACGGCGGGTGTTTGTGGTTGGATGCTCGCGGGGTCATGA